The Ananas comosus cultivar F153 linkage group 24, ASM154086v1, whole genome shotgun sequence DNA window ACGGCTATGTTCTTTCCCTCTCATCATCCAACTTATGATGAGCTCCAAAATGTAGGCCTCAAGTTAACCATCAATCTGTGCGGAAGTCAACATCTGTTGGGTACTTCGGTGACGAAGATCCGATCGGATCTGGCATTGTGGCTCATCGTGTCTCACCGCATGCGCAGATACGTGGGTCCTCCACCACATCCACATCATGATTGAtcattatctttatatatatacaaccaaATGATACCTGTACATTTGAAATGTGAGAGTGCAAATCTTACATTCGTCCAAGAACCAATGTTTTGCATTTGTCTTATCATTCTCGTTTCTTCTAATATTAAAATCTTACTTAGTTTTTAATTAAGATATTTCGATTGAGGGGTGTAAGATATGCATGTACACCAACTTTTTTAGCGCACTCGTAGCATTTCTCTATTTTATACAGCTAATTATTAACTGGCTTGCTATAATTAATCCTTGTGTCCCTAAGGACTATAAGGTTTTGGAATcaaacactacaacagaattaggttatagggacacatgtttgggacacttttgagtaagtgtcccatttatgctaaaacttaaaaacacatctactaatgcctaaatataaagcccaattcaatcaagaataaaagattactctactcaacccaccacacccagtccatttggcccgattacaaatagaaaagaaaaataaaaagaaaaatcaattaccacattttcttctttcttcactcaatccactgaaattctagatgaagagcctttactgtcgtcctcctccgccaccgcagccaacgagatagagtttcggcagttgctaaatgcttaaataagtgttgaaaaattagcagcacttttttaggttatagcgacactctttaactgtcactatatacctagcgaccccacatatagcaacactttttaaaagtgtcggtaattttagctagcagcactttttttgacatgtacctacatttaaaagtgtcgctatagaccgtttttgttgtagtgaaaatACTACCTGTAACCACATATATAAGGGTGCAAATCTTACATCTAACCTAATTCAACTTGTCGAATTTTagtagtaaaaaaaagtttgtaagACTAGTAAAGAGAAGTATAGGTATTTTGATGGGTACAAatttaaggctgcgtttggttcgggtataaataagaactgctagttctagggataggtacaaattcaggtataagcaggaactagaccaattttgtgtttggatgaaaattgaattgttcccataaataaggtaaatagtgtttggatgattagattggaacaagaggaataagcgttataatttgaaattaaaattatattatgtaattaattaacataaaaatattacttaaaaataaataaaaattaattattaataattaattataaataataattattaataataattaattataaataataaattattaataacgattatctaattattaataattaattataaataataaattaataataataattatctaattattaataattaattataaataataaattatttaattatttaattattaaaataataaataataatttaaatatattaattagattaattaataatttactgctattaaaattaaatttatatttaattaatcttgttctcatcaaggaacaagcttgttacagaaaacgggtggaacagcagttccagccttataccagctagttccagattccCGAAAACTACTGTTCCTGGGAGCCAAACAtaccgtttgggaacaaaggggggaacaagggttTATTCCCCCCTTGTTCCCCTACCAAACGCTACCTAAGAGTTTATTTGGCCTCACttatacaatatatttttaaataaataagctATTTAGATCGACTGTACCTAAGAGAgttggctaaaaacttgatggTTAAATACCTGAGATTCTAAATTTGAAgactaattattttacatttttagctgagtttattagaaaaaataaagaacgaAAAAGAGAGTTTAATTTGCtagctatctttttctcaaatagCAAATTTTTCTGTTGAATGTATAGTAGCTGACAGGAACGGAGTACAACGGCTAATCAGGCGAATGGCATGCCAACCAAAAGACATCGAAAGCTCAATACAAGTTATTCATTATAAATTCTTTACATTAAAAAAGATTAAGATTTAATTTGGTAATATGGTGATTAAAAGTACTACTTTTATACTATAGAaggttcaaaaaatttaaaagtgcttttaattttttttaatatatatatatatatagagagagagagagagagagagagtagggctagaatacttgtaaaagtatcataagggtgatacttgtgtgtttttagcctttggatggagagatgtgaggttgagatgatggtgatagatggtggtaggtggtggtagatagaatagtgtttaatccaaggactattaataatcaaaaagtagatccaatggcttaaaacctaatagcaccatgatgatgatacttgtaaaagtatcatagctcaactctctctctctctctctatatatatatactttagaattgtgattgttttttttttttttttttgagagtgtTCTAAGCCCGAGTAATATAATGGTGGTAAGACAAAGACATTTGGAGTTGACTCAGCGTTCAAAATGCATATGGAGTACCAAAAGAGCCCCCATTGGCGGCGCGGGTAGCCTCTTTTTGGCCGAATAATTCGGCGCGCGCGTATAATACgcgaataagtatttttatcaaaatcgTGTTTTTTCccgaatttttgagaaaaatacgAATTTGGTCGTTTaattcgtttcttcaaaaattcgtgaataattgGCGAATTTACTAACAAAATATGAAGTACCAAAAGAGCCCCCATTGGATGGCACAGGTCAAGCCCACACATCTTGGGCCTTGGGATTCAAACCCAAGAGTGTTCTCTCGGAGAGTAGGCTTGCAATTAAAAGTTAATTTGGGCCAAAAGTGAGCCCAATTTCGGCCTGAGACCAACTTGACACACTTGCTATAGATCGATTTAATTACGGTCGACCAGTGTCAACACGGGCGATGCAACTCACGGGACAATATCCATACGTGCTTGATGAACGTAATTAGGCCTTAGAAAAACTAAGCCCAAGAAGATTCTTTACCGAACCGGGCCGCATCGCGTTTGTCGGTGTTTGAAGCGTTGCGTTTCGTTTCGCAACAAGTCTCCCGCATCGCATCCCTCTTCGCGTGGTCCCTGcactctccctctccttctctctctctctctcttcgaccATCGCCATTTTTgcggccgaggaggaggaggaggaggagaagaggagagcgATGCGATGAGGGGCgccaggaagaagaagaagatcgcGGCGGAGGTTGGCGCAGAGCACCACCAGAAGCAGAAGccgcaggaggaggaggaggaggaggaggaggacgacgacgacgaagaggaggaagaggaggaggagaaagaagaagaggaagaagaagaagaagaagaagaagaagaagaagaggaggaggaggaggaggaggaggaggaggaggaggagaaaggagaagaggagggtaaggaggaggaggaggatcggGGAGCGCCGAAGCTCGAAGATGGTTTCTACGAGATCGAAGACATCAGGAAGAAGAGGGTTCGCAAGGGCCAAACCCAGTACCTCATCAAATGGTATACCATCAACTATTACTTTTGTTGTTTTGATCTACTTTTATAGCTTTACCTCCTTTGGTTTcttcatcgtcatcatcatcatcattatcgAAGGCGTGGATGGCCGGAATCGGCGAACACATGGGAGCCCTACGACAACATCGAGTCGTGCAAGGACATGATCGAGGCCTTCGAAGAGAGGTGCTTATTACTTTTATCACTCTCCTTCCATTTCCGTTCTCGTACTCTGCCCCTGCCCTTTCACTCGCCATTTGCTTCTGCTGTTGAGAGATTTGAGTGATGGCAACTCAATTGCAGGTCGCGATTCCCCAGATCTTCCCGGAAGCGCCGGCGCAAGCGCGGGGCCCCGCACTTCATCGCCAAGAAGAAGCGCTCCTCCTCCGCACCAGCTGCCGACAAATCCCCCGCCGAGCATCCAGCTTCGGTTGCCGTAGTCGACGGAGACGGCAGGGACATGACGACCGAAGCTTGCATTGCTGCCGGACGGGAGGAGGGCTTGGTAGGTGTAGAGACCAATAAAGACACcaataataagaagaaaaggaagaagaagaagaagaaaaagaagagtaacAATAACGGAAAGAAGAATTCAGCTGATGATGAGGCCGTAGCCAATGGGCCTCCTCGAGAAGTTCGGGAGGATGAGCAGATGAGTAAGAGTGCAGTGCCTGCTGCCTCGGAGCAGGAGGGGCCGAAATCTATGCCGCAGGGAGTAATCTCTATTAGCTTACCCGGCCGTCAGGAGGAGGAGGGCCCCACCGATGGATTTTCGAAGATCGAGAGCGCTCAGCCCGCGCTGTCCCAACAGGGCAATCAAGTGACAGGTGCGAAGAGGAGGAAGTCCGGCTGTGTTAGAAGGTTCAAGGTGGATTCGGTGCAGAACGGTGCGGAGAGAGGCGGGAGAGGTGAGAAGGCTGGGAATGAAGATGTCGATTCCACTGAAGATGACACCGGCGACAAGAACAAGCTGGATGAGTGTAGTAACCAAGTTTCTATCACCAAAATCATTAAGCCTGTGCGGTACTTCGCTTCCATTACAAATGACGTGCAAGAAGTGTCCATAACATTCAAGGCGCTCAGGTCTGCTTTAACTGTTCGTTAGTGCCGTTATGTTGTTGCTCTTGTCGTTATTTGTCCTTCTAAATTAGGTTGGCTTTAATTGTGATTGAAGATCCTTTAACTATTTCAACTTAGTGACGCGTTCCAGCTATTTATGCTGCCAAATCTGCTTCTACATACGTAAATCGGTGCAATTCTGGGAACTAGAAACTCATATAGCTTTCATATTGTTGCTTTTGCATTGTTTCCGACGTgctttttttagcttttggttCATGACTTGGATATGAAGTACTTTCCTACGCTGGTTAGGCATACTTTATGTAGATGCTTCGTCTCAACACTCAGCTTTAGTgataacaataataactataGCAGAAAAGATGACAATTACCTAAAATGCGGTTAGATATGGTTTGTGAAACTTGAACCGGACCGCAGAAGTCCACTTCTTGTAGAACATGGTACGATGAGGGTAGTTTTCTTTGACACGCTTCTAGGAATAGAAAGCATTTACTTGACTCATGAAATGTAAATAAGCAAACTATTAATGCATTTATATATACTCATAAACttaaatatatgtgtatatatttcTACCTATATTCTATATGATCCCATATTGATTAAAAAAACTAGGATGAATTGCCTGTTTTGTCATTCCGATTTGCTAGTGATCCACGAATCGGTTCGCAAGTTCTAATTTGAAAGACCTTACACCAATCTTTTAATAGTAATTACCGGTGTTAGAAAAAGCTGAAGACGCACTAAGGTGCAAAGAGTTGTTAGAGCCTAGGTGCAAGGCGCAGGCATGCGCCTAAGCAAGGTCAGGCGCACATatccataaaattttaaaataaacaagaCACTCTTTTAATATACTTTCCAAACAATTGTTAAATAGTGCTAAAGACTCTTTAAGATCATATTATCGCAGTAAACATTTCATAAATAACCAAATAATCACGTTttcagaaaaaagagagagaaaaaaaagagaagaaaagaaaccaAACGACATGTATGATAatgttaaaaaacaaatttacacatgtaaaagtgaaaaataaaatacctgTTGTCTCTGGATAAAGACCTGAATAAAGTTAACTAGTAATACACAACGGCAGAAATATATTGGAAACTTTGATGTCCAAAACATTTAAAGAGAtaaagaggaggagaggagccGAGGAGCAAGGTGACAGAGGAGGGAGGGAGCGGAGGTGAGTGCCACAAAGATAGACAGGGAGAAAGAATGATCAACTTTTAGGTTTCTAACACGTTAGTTTGGGgttctagggtttatttttaattgtttaaacCCATTAGACcaataaaaatgtgaatcaaaacCCATTACACACATATATTACATATGGATCCAAACCCACTATACAATATACATAAAGCGCGCCTAGGCAGTGCCTTGCGCCTAGACCTAGGTGCGCATCTAGGCAAGATCACCGCCTAGGGGCTGCCTAGGCGCAGGCCAATGGGCCTTGCACTGGCCTTGCACCTAGGTGCCTAGGCGTGCGGCTAAGCTAAGAATTAGTACACACTACAAAGTACGCTTGCTTAAAGGATTGATTCAGTATAACCAAGAGATGGCTTCTAGAGGTAGGAAGATTAGACATGGCATTCCTTAAAATTGTTGGACTTCTTACTCTTACCACCAATTAACTAGGAGTGAAGATTCGTCAATTAAAAGAAACTATCTTGTGAAAGGTCCCATGCGGTAATTTAGTTAGGATAAAAGATTGCAGCCAAAATTGTCTAGTtttctagaaagaaaaaaattcgaGGGCGTCCTATGTTACTTATCATATGGGCAGTGTGCAACATCTTGTAAAAGCTGTTTGCAATATCCTAGCCACCTGGCATTCTTGTCTAGCAGCATGCAATTAAATCTCGTGCTCATTCATTTTAGAGAGGCTCTCCTAAATAGTTTTTTGTATTTCCATTTGGCTTTTGAGATTTCGTA harbors:
- the LOC109728728 gene encoding probable chromo domain-containing protein LHP1, whose product is MRGARKKKKIAAEVGAEHHQKQKPQEEEEEEEEDDDDEEEEEEEEKEEEEEEEEEEEEEEEEEEEEEEEEEEEKGEEEGKEEEEDRGAPKLEDGFYEIEDIRKKRVRKGQTQYLIKWRGWPESANTWEPYDNIESCKDMIEAFEERSRFPRSSRKRRRKRGAPHFIAKKKRSSSAPAADKSPAEHPASVAVVDGDGRDMTTEACIAAGREEGLVGVETNKDTNNKKKRKKKKKKKKSNNNGKKNSADDEAVANGPPREVREDEQMSKSAVPAASEQEGPKSMPQGVISISLPGRQEEEGPTDGFSKIESAQPALSQQGNQVTGAKRRKSGCVRRFKVDSVQNGAERGGRGEKAGNEDVDSTEDDTGDKNKLDECSNQVSITKIIKPVRYFASITNDVQEVSITFKALRSDGKEVLVDDKELKANYPLVLINFYEQHIRYNPNS